The Gemmatimonas sp. UBA7669 genome contains the following window.
GCTGCGCGGAAGTTGCCGAGGAGGACGAACAGCACGACGACGACCAGCACGGCGCCTTCGACGAGGTTCTTCTCCACCGTCGCGATGGTGCGGTCGACGAGTTCCGTGCGGTCGTAGAACGCGCGCATCGTGACGCCCGCCGGCAGACTGCGGGCCGCGGTCGCAAAGCGTTCCTTCACGGCGTCGACGACCGTGCGCGCGTTGGAGCCCATGCGCATCATGACGATACCGGTGACGACCTCGCCGCGTCCGTCCTTCGTGACCGCGCCCTGCCGCAGCGTCGAGCCGATGACCACGTCCGCGATGTCGGTGACGCGCACCGGGGTGCCCTCGCGGCTCGTGATCACGATGTTGCGGATCTGATCGAGGTCTTGCACCTGCCCGACACCGCGAATGACCAGTTGCTCGGCGCCCTGGGTGATGTAGCCGCCGCCCGCGTTCTGGTTGTTTGCCGCGATGGCATCGAACACCTGCGGCAACGTGAGGTTGTACTGGATCAGGGCCTCGGGGCGCACCAGCACCTGGTACTGCTTCTCGAAGCCGCCGAACGCGTTGACCTCCGCCACGCCCGGCACGCCGCGCAGCTGCGGCGCGACGACCCAGTCCTGCAACGTGCGGAGCTCGGTCGGATCGAGACCCGTCGTGTCCTTGGCGTCGATGGTGTACTGGAAGACTTCACCCAGGCCCGTGGAGATCGGACCCATCTCGGGCGTGCCCAAGCCCTCCGGAATTTCCTCGCGGGCCTGCTGCAGCCGCTCCTGCACTTGCTGGCGCGCGAAGTAGAGGTCCGTCCCTTCGCGAAACACCACCGTGACTTGCGAGAGCCCGAACTTCGAGATGGAGCGCATCTCTTCGAGCTCAGGGAGGCCAAACATCGCGAGCTCGAGCGGGAGGGTGATCTGTCGCTCGACCTCGAGGGGCGAGAGCGCGGCCGCGTTAGTATTGACCTGCACCTGCACGTTCGTCACATCGGGGACGGCGTCGATGGGGAGCCGCATGGCGGACCACACGCCGACGCCGATCAAGAGCGCTGTCGCCGCGAGGACGAGCAGGCGCTGTTTGAGCACGAAACCAATGAGGGGTCGCATACCGGTCAGTGCCCGCCTTCGCCGATCTCGCTCTTGGCGAGTTCGGAACGCAGCGCGAACGCACCGGCAACGACGACGCGCGCACCGGCCGTGAGCCCCGAGAGAATCGTCACGCGGTTGTTGCCCACCGGCTCCCCGACCTGCACCGCGACCGTGCGAAACTCGCCGGGCTTGGTGCCCGGCACGAAGACGACAGACTTGCCCTCGACTTCCTGCACGGCGTCCTTCGAGACCACGACCACCGGCGCGCCGCCCTCCCCCACCTGGATGCTCGCGCTCGCGAACATGCCGGGCTTGAGCGCGCGGTCCCCGTTCGGGATCTCGACGCGCGCGGGCACGGTGCGGCTCTCCGGGTCGAGCGCGGCCCCGAGGTACACGATGCGGCCCGGGAACGTGCGCCCTGGATACGCGGTCACACTGACGCCGACCGACTGTCCCACGCGGACCCGAGCGAGGTCGCGCTCAAACACATTGAGCTCGATCCACACGCGCGAGAGGTCCGCCACCGTGAAGAGCGTGTCGGCGGGGCTGGCCATCTCGCCGATGCTCGCGTTGCGCGCGACGACGATGCCGGCGAACGGCGCCGTCAGCCCGAACTGCCCGCCACTGCCATGGCCCGCGCCGAGCGCGGCCAACTGCGCCTCCGCACTGCGGAGGGCTGCTTCCGTGCGCCGGAGCTCGGCTTCGGCATCGAGCAGTTCCTTGCGGCTCGAGATGCCTTGCGCCGCGAGGCGCTGCTCGCGGGCGAAGTTTTCCCGCGCGATGCCGCGCAGTTCCTCTGCCTCGCGCTCCTGCGCGCGGATCTGTCCCACCGTCGGGCTTTCCAGCAACGCCAGCGTCTGGCCGGCGCCGACCCGGGCGCCCAAGGGCACGCGGAGCGATACCACGCGCCCTTCGGTGCGCGCGCCGATATGGCTCACGCGGTTGGCGTCGTACGTGATGGTGCCGGTGACGGCGAGTCCGCTCGTGGTGATGGTGCTCGCGGTGTCGAGCCGGATGCCCGCCAGCCGGACGCCCGCGGTGTCGAGGACCACGACCTCGGAGGCCCCATGCTCGCCCTTCGCGGCGGTGCCGGACCCTGCGGCCGCCGTTGCCGCTGCGCTCTCGGCGTCAGCGGTAAACGCCGCGTCCTTGCCGCAGCCGGCGAGCGCGAGGATGAACGCGAGCGGGAGGCACTGCGTGAGGCGCGCGATAGCGGACGGGAGGACGCGTCGGCTCGGTAGGGCGTGGCGGTCGGTCAGGCGCCACCGGTGGGGCATGTGTGAGGGAATCATCGGGCAGGGTTGGCAGGGGAAGCGCCGTCATCCGTCGGCGGCGTGAGCGC
Protein-coding sequences here:
- a CDS encoding efflux RND transporter periplasmic adaptor subunit; the protein is MIPSHMPHRWRLTDRHALPSRRVLPSAIARLTQCLPLAFILALAGCGKDAAFTADAESAAATAAAGSGTAAKGEHGASEVVVLDTAGVRLAGIRLDTASTITTSGLAVTGTITYDANRVSHIGARTEGRVVSLRVPLGARVGAGQTLALLESPTVGQIRAQEREAEELRGIARENFAREQRLAAQGISSRKELLDAEAELRRTEAALRSAEAQLAALGAGHGSGGQFGLTAPFAGIVVARNASIGEMASPADTLFTVADLSRVWIELNVFERDLARVRVGQSVGVSVTAYPGRTFPGRIVYLGAALDPESRTVPARVEIPNGDRALKPGMFASASIQVGEGGAPVVVVSKDAVQEVEGKSVVFVPGTKPGEFRTVAVQVGEPVGNNRVTILSGLTAGARVVVAGAFALRSELAKSEIGEGGH